One Neodiprion pinetum isolate iyNeoPine1 chromosome 1, iyNeoPine1.2, whole genome shotgun sequence genomic window carries:
- the LOC124219451 gene encoding G-protein coupled receptor dmsr-1, which translates to MMNRHENISDLYKKLNITEEDIDYLNNFSFPNLPTTRTTISSTEEKYCYCNGVVRDLALSYKVYHGYVALIVCIFGSVANMLNIVVLTRKDMASAPINRILTGLATADMLVMFEYVPFAVYKYLILPGHKVFPYGWAVFVLFHMHFAQALHTISIGLTLTLAVWRYIAIRFPQHNHAWCTAARCRVALWSSFLAPFIACAPSYLVFGIREERLEENGRVEILYYVDAMDADTTGKGFLIQLNFWVLAVVVKLLPCLILTVISCWLIKALYKAKGRKQALRDYNPCAINTMKNGGSRRASKSERRTDRTTRMMVAVLLLFLVTEFPQGILGLLSGVLGDCFFRNCYHNLGEIMDILALLNGAINFILYCSMSRQFRTTFGQLFKPRIMKKWHPATQQTDIQSTYV; encoded by the exons ATGATGAATCGCCACGAGAACATATCGGACTTGTACAAGAAGCTCAATATAACCGAAGAGGACATCGACTACCTGAACAACTTCAGCTTCCCAAACCTTCCGACGACTAGGACGACCATTTCTTCGACCGAGGAGAAATACTGCTACTGCAACGGTGTCGTTCGCGACCTTGCCCTCTCCTACAAGGTTTACCACGGCTACGTTGCCCTGATAGTCTGCATATTTGGAAGCGTCGCGAATATGCTGAACATCGTCGTTCTCACCCGGAAGGACATGGCCTCGGCACCCATAAATCGCATACTCACAGGACTCGCGACCGCCGATATGCTCGTCATGTTCGAGTACGTTCCATTCGCCGTCTACAAGTACCTCATCCTTCCGGGACACAAGGTCTTTCCTTACGGATGGGCGGTCTTCGTGCTCTTCCACATGCACTTCGCCCAAGCCCTGCACACCATCAGCATAGGATTGACCCTCACTCTTGCCGTCTGGAGGTACATCGCCATCAG GTTCCCGCAACACAATCATGCCTGGTGCACTGCTGCTCGGTGCAGAGTCGCACTCTGGAGCAGTTTTCTCGCCCCTTTCATCGCCTGCGCTCCAAGCTATCTGGTCTTCGGG ATCAGGGAGGAAAGGCTGGAGGAAAATGGTCGGGTGGAAATACTTTACTACGTCGATGCGATGGACGCAGACACGACGGGAAAGGGCTTCCTTATTCAGTTGAACTTTTGGGTGTTGGCCGTAGTCGTCAAGCTCCTTCCCTGCCTGATTCTGACCGTCATTAGCTGCTGGCTGATCAAAGCCTTGTACAA GGCGAAGGGAAGAAAGCAGGCGCTGAGGGATTACAATCCGTGCGCCATTAACACAATGAAGAACGGAGGCTCCCGGAGAGCCAGTAAATCCGAGAGACGGACTGACCGGACAACTCGGATGATGGTTGCGGTGCTGCTCCTCTTTCTCGTCACCGAATTCCCGCAGGGGATTCTGGGCCTGCTTTCGGGCGTGCTGGGCGACTGTTTCTTCCGGAACTGCTACCACAATTTGGGGGAGATTATGGACATCCTCGCCCTACTGAACGGCGCCATTAACTTCATTCTCTACTGCTCGATGTCGCGGCAATTCCGGACGACCTTCGGCCAGCTCTTCAAGCCCAGGATAATGAAGAAGTGGCACCCGGCGACGCAGCAGACTGACATACAGAGCACTTATGTATGA
- the LOC124218095 gene encoding uncharacterized protein, producing MRVTFVAVFAFTAVLFVGAIARPEGMKEPKRRFRRWIQERDGSRRTWAPNPSPALRARESIDLRPSNSYGDSNLYPSGQLPVEDLSFQEGAYEDEAMEWDRSDDFPGTDTGRHAHRGLPKLDDARKHLPQNLDFDGNNDVSYQQDRNNLQKYDQDIDNEYYDNGYDDYEEDLSDPSDTYDDESRSDVETFYPEEHSKSGGGNSMQRDGYPAASSRMYSNVGRNYRIDKRRRRSTS from the exons ATGAGGGTCACTTTCGTGGCGGTGTTCGCCTTCACCGCCGTACTTTTTGTCGGCGCGATAGCTCGCCCTGAGGGTATGAAGGAGCCCAAGAGACGTTTTCGGCGCTGGATTCAAGAACGGGATGGGTCCAGGAGAACCTGGGCCCCAAACCCTTCGCCGGCTCTACGGGCGCGGGAATCGATCGATCTTCGCCCCTCTAACAGCTACGGTGATTCGAACTTATACCCGTCTGGACAGCTGCCGGTTGAAGATTTGTCGTTTCAAGAGGGTGCCTATGAGGATGAGGCCATGGAATGGGACAGGAGCGACGACTTCCCGGGTACGGATACGGGTCGACACGCTCACCGCGGACTACCAAAGTTAGACGACGCACGAAAACATCTTCCACAAAATCTGGATTTTGATGGTAACAACGACGTAAGCTACCAGCAGGACCGCAATAACCTCCAAAAGTATGACCAAGATATCGACAATGAGTATTACGACAATGGGTACGATGATTACGAGGAAGATCTTTCGGATCCAAGTGATACCTACGATGATGAGTCGAGATCAGACGTGGAGACGTTCTATCCTGAAGAGCATTCTAAATCTGGCGGCGGCAACTCCATGCAAAGGGATGGATATCCAGCCGCTTCATCGCGCATGTATTCCAACG TTGGTCGTAACTATCGCATTGACAAGCGTAGGCGCCGATCTACCTCCTAG